Part of the Kineococcus aurantiacus genome, GCGAGGTGCGCCTGGACCTGGCCGACGTCGGCGAGGGCTCCCCCACCGGGTGGGCCGCCTACGTCGCCGGGGTCCCGTGGGCCATGCGCCGCAAGGGGTTCGACCACCCCGTCCTGACCGGCGGTTTCGACGCCCTCGTCGACGGCCACGTCCCCTACGGCTCGGGCCTGTCGTCCTCGGCGGCCCTGGAGTGCGCCGTCGCCGTCGCCCTCGGGGAACTGGCCGGGGCCCCGCTGGACGACACCGGCCGGGCCGCGCTCGCCGCCGCCTGCCAGCTCGCCGAGAACGCCGTCGCGGGCGCCGCCACCGGCGGCATGGACCAGGCCGCGTCGCTGCGCTGCCACGAGGGCGGCGCGATCCTGCTCGACACCGACGACGACACCGTCACCCAGGTCGCCCTCGACCTCGCCGGGGCCGGGCTGGCGCTGCTGGTCGTCGACACCCGCGCCGCGCACTCCCACGCCGGCGGGGAGTACGGCGCGCGCCGCGCCGACGTCGAGCGCGCGGCGCGGGACCTCGGGGTGCCGAACCTGCGCGCGGTCGACCCGGCCCGGCTCCAGGAGGCCCTGGACCGGCTCGACGGGGACGTGCTGCGCCGCCGCGTGCGGCACGCCGTCACCGAGATCGACCGGGTCCGCCGGACCGCCGACCTCCTGCGGGCCGGCCGGGCCGGGGAGATCGGGGACCTGCTGAACGCCTCCCACGACTCCCTGCGCGACGACTACGAGGTGTCCTGCCGCGAGCTCGACCTGACCGTCGACGTCGCCCGCGCGCACGGGGCCCTCGGGGCGCGCATGACGGGCGGGGGTTTCGGCGGGTCGGCCATCGCGCTCGTGGCCGCCGACCGGGTCGGCGCCGTCGCCGAGGCCGTCTCGGCCGCGTTCGCCGAGCAGGGCCTCACCGCCCCGCGGTTCCTGTCCGCCCTGCCCGCCGAGGGCGCCGCGCGCGACCTCTGACCCCGCGGGCCGGGCCCGGCCACCGCGAGGTCCCGCGGTGGCCGGGCCCCTGCGGTGACCGGTCCGGGCTCACACGTCCATGCGCTGCAGGCGCACGGCCGACAGGACCACGGCGACCACGGTGATCCCGGCCAGGACCAGCGACGCGCCCGTGACCCCCAGCGACGACACCGTCCCCAGCGGCACGTCACCGGGGATGGCCACGGAGGCCACCCGGCGCCCGTAGGAGCCGATCGACAACCCGCGCAGGGCCGGGGCCAGCCCGGCGAGGAACGTCTCCCACAGCACCAGGTACGCCAGCCCCGCCAGCAACCCCCGGCGGGTCAGCAGCGACAGCAGCAGGAAGAACCCGCAGTACGCCCCCGACGTGAGGACCGTCGCCAGCAGCACCCCGCCGACGACCCGCCCGGCCGGCTGGTTCACCGAGATCCCCAGCACCGCGCACGCGACGACGGCCGGCAGCGACACCACGACGGTCGCCGTCCACGCCGCCGCGAACCGCGCGAGGACGGTGTGCCAGCGGGGACGGGCGATGGCCCGCAGCAGCGGCAGGGTCCGGGCGTCGCGCTCGTCGCCGAACGCCCCGATCGCCAGCACCAGCGCCACGATCGGCACCACCAGGCCCGTCAGCAGGTTGCCCGTGAAGGTGTTCTGCACGCCGTAGCGGTTGGGGACGCTGGTGATGCCGATGACGACCAGCACCACGACCGCCACGACCACGGGCAGGACCGCGAAACCCGCCGTCCGCCCCCGCAGGAGGATGCCCCGCAGCGAGAACCCGTACAGCGTCGTGCTCATCGTCCCGCTCCCCTCGCCGCGCGCACCAGGTGCGCGAACACGCTCTCCAGGTCCTCCCCCACGCCCTCGACCCGCCGCAGGGTCGCCCCCGCCTCGCGGGCCAGCCGCGGCACCGCCTCGGCCAGCGCCACGGCCCGCGGCGCCTCCACGAGCACGCCCGGGCGGCCCGCGCCCTCGCGCCGCACCGACTCCACCAGCCCCTCGGCCAGGAGCCGGCCCGCCAGGTCCAGGACGCGCTCGCCCTCCAGCCGCACCGTGCGGGGACGGTCGACGAGCAGTTCCCGGATCCCCGCCGGTTCCCCCTCGGCGACCAGCCGGCCGTTGACGACGACCAGGACGCGGGCGGCCATCCGCTCGACCTCCGACAGCACGTGGGAGCTCACCAGGACCGTGCGGCCCTCGGCCCCCAGCGCCGCGAGCAGGTCCAGGTCCGCTCGCCGCTGCGCCGGGTCCAGGCCGTTGAGCGGTTCGTCCAGCAGCAGCACCTGCGGGTCGTGCACGAGGGCCTGGGCGAGCTTGACCCGCTGCCGCATGCCCTTGGAGAAACCCCCCACGCGCCGGTCCGCGGCGTGGGTGAGCCCCACCCGTTCCAGGACGGCCGCCGTCGCCGCGCGGTGGTCCCGCACGCGCCGCTGCCGCGCCAGGAACTCCACCTGCGTGCGGGCGGTGGCGTGCGCCCAGGTGGCCTCGCCGTCGGCGACGACCCCCAGGCCCGCGTTGACCGCCGGGTCCTGGTGCGGGTCCCTGCCCAGGACGCGGACGGTGCCCTGGCTGGGGCGGGTCGCCCCGGCCAGCAGCTGCAGCGCCGTCGACTTCCCCGCCCCGTTGTGCCCCAGCAGGCCCGTCACCCCGGCGTCGACGTGGACGCTGACGTCGGACAGCGCGACGGTGTCGGCGAACCACTTGCTGACGTTCTCCAGCTCGATGGCGCTCACGCGTCGCTCCCCCTGGCGTAGCGGCCGCCCAGGACGGCCAGCCCCCCGACGACGACGAGCACCCAGACCACCCACGCCAGCGAGCCGGGGTTCGCCAGGTCCTCCCCGGCCAGGTACGCGGCGAGCCGGACGGGCCCGCTGGCGGGGTCCAGCGCCAGCGGCCAGTCCTCGCGGGTGACCAGCGCGACGGCCCCCGTCAGCGCCGGCCCGACGAGCACGACGGCCAGGTAGCCGCCCACCGCGAACACGCGCTTGGCGGTCAGCGACCCGATCGCCAGTGCCAGGCTCGCGTGGAACAG contains:
- the galK gene encoding galactokinase, with product MSTEFFDAPDRPATATALARGFRDAHGTDPAGVWSAPGRVNLIGEHVDYTGGLCLPLALPHRTFVALRPRTDGAVRVRSLQEDGEVRLDLADVGEGSPTGWAAYVAGVPWAMRRKGFDHPVLTGGFDALVDGHVPYGSGLSSSAALECAVAVALGELAGAPLDDTGRAALAAACQLAENAVAGAATGGMDQAASLRCHEGGAILLDTDDDTVTQVALDLAGAGLALLVVDTRAAHSHAGGEYGARRADVERAARDLGVPNLRAVDPARLQEALDRLDGDVLRRRVRHAVTEIDRVRRTADLLRAGRAGEIGDLLNASHDSLRDDYEVSCRELDLTVDVARAHGALGARMTGGGFGGSAIALVAADRVGAVAEAVSAAFAEQGLTAPRFLSALPAEGAARDL
- a CDS encoding ATP-binding cassette domain-containing protein; protein product: MSAIELENVSKWFADTVALSDVSVHVDAGVTGLLGHNGAGKSTALQLLAGATRPSQGTVRVLGRDPHQDPAVNAGLGVVADGEATWAHATARTQVEFLARQRRVRDHRAATAAVLERVGLTHAADRRVGGFSKGMRQRVKLAQALVHDPQVLLLDEPLNGLDPAQRRADLDLLAALGAEGRTVLVSSHVLSEVERMAARVLVVVNGRLVAEGEPAGIRELLVDRPRTVRLEGERVLDLAGRLLAEGLVESVRREGAGRPGVLVEAPRAVALAEAVPRLAREAGATLRRVEGVGEDLESVFAHLVRAARGAGR
- a CDS encoding ABC transporter permease subunit, which translates into the protein MSTTLYGFSLRGILLRGRTAGFAVLPVVVAVVVLVVIGITSVPNRYGVQNTFTGNLLTGLVVPIVALVLAIGAFGDERDARTLPLLRAIARPRWHTVLARFAAAWTATVVVSLPAVVACAVLGISVNQPAGRVVGGVLLATVLTSGAYCGFFLLLSLLTRRGLLAGLAYLVLWETFLAGLAPALRGLSIGSYGRRVASVAIPGDVPLGTVSSLGVTGASLVLAGITVVAVVLSAVRLQRMDV